AACCACCACCAGGCGGAAAGGCCATGTAGAAATTGGGCTTCATGCTGTCCCACTGGACCGTACGAATACTGGTAACCGGTTCCGTAACTTTCGCGGATCCAATGGTAAAGCTCAGTTTGTCACCGAGCTTTAGCCCCAGGCGTTCTGCCAGTTGCGATTCCACCGATACACCCTGCACCTGGCCCGGTTCAAACCATTGCCCCTGCACAATCTCGTTATCCTCGGGCAATGACGACATCCAGGTGAGATTCAGCTCCCGGTTCAGCGCGCCGATCCTCTGGTCTTTGCTAACCGCCTCCTTCACCGGCTGGCCGTTCAGTTCAGTAAGTCGCCCGCGCACCATGGGATAAAGTCGGTCCAGGGGTTGTCCGCGCTCTTGCCAGAAAGCGCCCACCTCGTCCACGGCATCCGGCGCAATGTTAATCAGGAAGTGGTTCGGCGCATCTTCGGGCAACTGTGCCTGCCAGTCATTCAGCAGGGAGGTTCGGACGAGGATCAATGTGGCCGCCAGCATCAGGGTCATGGCGAATACCGCCATCTGGGAAAGGCTGGCGCGGCGGTGGCGATACAGCCCCACCAGTGCCAGTCGCCAGGAATTGCCGCCACCGCGCACTTTCCTCAATGTCGCAACCAGGAGTCCCCCTAGCAGCCCGAGGGCCCCAAGCAGGAGCACCAAACCACCAAGCAGCGATACCACCAGTGCCAACTCGCCGGCGTAAGCCCAAACCAGCCCGAATACAGCGAGAACGGCAATCGCCATATCCGGCAAAGCCTCCCGCCCCGTTTCCCCAGGCTGACTGCGCAGCACGCGCATTGCCGGGACATGACGCAAACGTCGAATCGGCGGATAGGCAAACGCAAACAGCGACACCAAAGCGGTCAGAAGAGCCGGGGTTAACGCTGACGGGTCAAGGTAGAATTCCACCGGGCGCTCAAGCACATCGCTCAATATTCGGGTCAGTAACCAGAACAGGGGCAAGGCAACCAACAACCCGCCAACAACACCGGTAATACCCCAGAGTGCCAGCCGGCGGAGGTAAAGCTTACCGATACCGCCACTGCTAACCCCCAACGTTTTCAGCAGCGCCACCGTATCTCTTTGAGACAAAGCGTATTGCCGGCTGGCTACAGCAACCGCAACTGCTGCCAGCAAAACAGCCAGGCTGCCGCCGAGAAGCAGGAATCGCTCGGCTCGCTCAAGAGACCGGGAGAAGGTCTCTCCGTCGCGGACACCTTCCCATTCATGACTCGGTTCAAGGCGCGGCTTCAACCAGGTGTAATAGTCCTCAAGCGCAGCATTGTCGCCTGCGAACAGATAAACGTACTCTACCCGACTACCTTCCTGGATAACGCCAGTCGAGGCCACATCGTCCACATGCATCATTACCCGGGGAGCCAGGGATGACAGCCTGAATCCGCCATCGGGCTCGCGGATGAGAAGTCCTGATATGGTCAGATTCCGGTTCCCCACCTCCAGCGAGTCACCGATAGTCAGGTCCAACAGTCGCAACAGGCGAGGGTTAATCCAGACTTGCCCGGGTTTCGGCCCCCCGGCCACCATGCTTCGCGGCCCCTCGGCATCCTGCTGCACCTCAATCTGACCGCGCAAAGGGTATTCATTACTGACGGCTTTCACGGACACCAGCTGAAAACCGCCACTCCCGAATACCATGGTGGAAAATTCCACCATTCTGCCGGTGGCGAGTCCTTTGGCCTGAGCCTCTTGCAGCCAGTCTGCCGGTATTTCCCGGCCGTTTTCTGCTTCAAGCTGGCGATCTGCCGCCAAAAAAGAGCTGGCCGAGGACACAAGGGTGCGCTGCAACTGACTGGCAAACAGGGCGATGGTGGCAACGGTTGCGACAGCGATGATCAGTGCTGCCAGCACCACACGAACGTCTCGCTCGCGCCAGTCGCGGCGAACAGACATCAATTTCTTTGCGGCAGCCATCAGTGGGCCAGCTCCCGGGCCGGTTCCGGCTCTGTCAGCACGCCTGCCTCAATGTGAAA
This Marinobacter salinus DNA region includes the following protein-coding sequences:
- a CDS encoding ABC transporter permease, which produces MAAAKKLMSVRRDWRERDVRVVLAALIIAVATVATIALFASQLQRTLVSSASSFLAADRQLEAENGREIPADWLQEAQAKGLATGRMVEFSTMVFGSGGFQLVSVKAVSNEYPLRGQIEVQQDAEGPRSMVAGGPKPGQVWINPRLLRLLDLTIGDSLEVGNRNLTISGLLIREPDGGFRLSSLAPRVMMHVDDVASTGVIQEGSRVEYVYLFAGDNAALEDYYTWLKPRLEPSHEWEGVRDGETFSRSLERAERFLLLGGSLAVLLAAVAVAVASRQYALSQRDTVALLKTLGVSSGGIGKLYLRRLALWGITGVVGGLLVALPLFWLLTRILSDVLERPVEFYLDPSALTPALLTALVSLFAFAYPPIRRLRHVPAMRVLRSQPGETGREALPDMAIAVLAVFGLVWAYAGELALVVSLLGGLVLLLGALGLLGGLLVATLRKVRGGGNSWRLALVGLYRHRRASLSQMAVFAMTLMLAATLILVRTSLLNDWQAQLPEDAPNHFLINIAPDAVDEVGAFWQERGQPLDRLYPMVRGRLTELNGQPVKEAVSKDQRIGALNRELNLTWMSSLPEDNEIVQGQWFEPGQVQGVSVESQLAERLGLKLGDKLSFTIGSAKVTEPVTSIRTVQWDSMKPNFYMAFPPGGGLTDMPATWITSFYLPSEKKTELNDFSRQFPTISVLEIDNIIERIQQIVLQVTQAIEAILALILAAALVVMAAVVSATLRDRQREGALLRTLGGRQSLLVRSTMLEFALLGGFAGVLGVVAAEAAVWALQFRMFEGSFNWHWQVVLPVPLISAVVLAVFGRWQLRPVLNVSPMLLLRRLE